From one Halothece sp. PCC 7418 genomic stretch:
- a CDS encoding response regulator, whose amino-acid sequence MSKKQLNILLVEDDEVDVMTVQRAFKKNNLLEDHQLFIANDGMQALQLLRGEGARKIPPNNRLVLLDLNMPKMGGIEFLHELRSDQSLKTTSVIVLTTSDEDRDKVEAYKFNVAGYILKPVTFDKFVETIAVIDEYWQLSQLPTMYPDDE is encoded by the coding sequence ATGTCAAAAAAACAACTCAATATTTTATTAGTAGAAGATGATGAAGTCGATGTTATGACGGTGCAACGTGCGTTTAAGAAAAATAATCTTTTAGAAGATCATCAATTATTTATCGCTAATGATGGCATGCAAGCGTTGCAGTTATTACGAGGGGAGGGAGCGCGAAAAATTCCCCCAAACAACCGTTTAGTCTTACTCGATTTGAATATGCCCAAAATGGGCGGGATTGAATTTCTCCATGAACTGCGTTCAGATCAATCCTTAAAAACAACTTCTGTCATTGTCCTGACCACATCGGATGAGGACAGAGATAAAGTAGAAGCGTATAAGTTCAATGTGGCTGGCTATATTCTCAAACCCGTAACTTTTGATAAATTTGTGGAAACGATCGCGGTGATTGATGAATACTGGCAGTTAAGCCAACTCCCGACAATGTACCCCGATGATGAATAG
- a CDS encoding ATP-binding protein, producing the protein MTQTSRQWKKLFIFNLRWRGGIMIALPVLCFLTAILMIAGLRSQTANARTQEQKSQNILNATNGLLMGLQQAEAEVRGYSVTQNQKFLQNYQQAKITIENQSQQLRQLAQESSIQETQVQTIQQLAQQQLHHLKTTIEISQEATLLGKSSSKLDQQLLKNERQFQQLESAIAQFIEQQETAQAQRESKVEDWKNLTTQVQWLALMVGLGATGGAIYLFISLDHQLSQYTDRIEESNSFLARTTRTLEKRNQELDQFAYIVSHDLKAPLRAIANLSSWIEEDLDGKLEPEIQHQMDLLRGRVHRMEAFINGILEYSRVGRMRSQVETVNVESLLTEIIDSLAPPAEFKIEIYSPMPSLVTDPLPLQQIFTNLMSNAIKHHHRSDGKVVITAEELENAYEFSIRDDGPGIDPKFHEKIFVMFQTLQARDTVENTGVGLAIIKKILDDQGGTIKVESESENGTTFRFTWPKQYVKGE; encoded by the coding sequence ATGACCCAAACCTCTCGGCAATGGAAAAAGCTGTTTATTTTTAATTTGCGCTGGCGAGGTGGGATTATGATTGCCCTACCTGTGCTTTGTTTCCTAACCGCAATTTTAATGATTGCTGGTTTACGATCTCAAACTGCTAATGCTCGCACTCAAGAACAAAAAAGCCAAAATATTCTCAATGCTACTAATGGTTTACTGATGGGACTACAACAAGCGGAAGCCGAAGTGCGGGGCTATAGTGTCACCCAAAACCAGAAATTTTTGCAGAATTATCAGCAAGCGAAAATAACGATTGAAAATCAAAGTCAGCAGTTACGACAGTTAGCCCAAGAAAGCTCGATTCAAGAAACCCAAGTGCAAACAATTCAACAACTGGCTCAACAACAGTTGCATCATTTAAAAACAACAATTGAGATTAGTCAAGAAGCAACATTGCTCGGAAAAAGTTCGTCTAAACTGGATCAGCAACTGCTTAAAAATGAGCGTCAGTTTCAGCAATTAGAAAGCGCGATCGCGCAGTTTATTGAACAACAAGAAACGGCTCAAGCACAACGAGAAAGCAAAGTAGAAGACTGGAAAAATTTAACCACACAAGTGCAATGGCTTGCTTTAATGGTTGGTTTAGGGGCAACAGGAGGGGCAATTTATTTGTTTATTAGTTTAGATCATCAGTTGTCTCAATATACGGATCGCATTGAAGAAAGTAATTCTTTTTTAGCCCGCACAACTCGAACTTTAGAAAAAAGAAATCAAGAATTAGACCAATTTGCTTATATTGTTTCTCACGATTTGAAAGCTCCCTTACGCGCGATCGCGAATCTTTCTAGTTGGATTGAAGAAGATTTAGACGGAAAATTAGAGCCAGAAATCCAACATCAGATGGACTTATTAAGAGGAAGAGTTCATCGGATGGAAGCCTTTATTAATGGCATTTTAGAATACTCCCGCGTCGGTCGAATGCGGTCACAAGTAGAAACCGTGAATGTGGAATCATTACTAACAGAAATTATTGATTCTCTTGCCCCACCCGCCGAATTTAAAATTGAAATTTATTCCCCCATGCCGAGTTTAGTCACCGATCCTCTACCGCTACAACAAATCTTTACAAATTTAATGAGTAATGCCATTAAACATCATCATCGTTCAGATGGAAAAGTGGTGATTACAGCCGAAGAATTAGAAAACGCCTATGAATTTAGCATTCGTGACGATGGACCAGGGATTGATCCGAAATTTCATGAGAAAATCTTTGTCATGTTCCAAACTTTACAAGCGCGAGACACGGTAGAAAATACAGGGGTTGGCTTAGCAATTATTAAAAAAATTCTTGACGATCAGGGCGGAACAATTAAAGTGGAATCGGAATCCGAAAACGGAACAACGTTTCGCTTTACATGGCCCAAGCAATACGTAAAGGGTGAATAG